One window of Quercus robur chromosome 5, dhQueRobu3.1, whole genome shotgun sequence genomic DNA carries:
- the LOC126729025 gene encoding uncharacterized protein LOC126729025 — MSGSGNPQLYRPHDVFTAMGRCWVLEDEFSYPINPNLRNSAYVHNTMRQEWAWLFREQQMFYDELVGFKLPVPRRLASQMPRDSINELRKALNRIREENNRMKIRLNRYRTQVEIRESVQEGWYEHAQFMQSLLADPIYQSDVEMSDEE, encoded by the coding sequence ATGTCTGGTTCTGGCAACCCACAACTCTATAGGCCTCATGATGTGTTCACTGCTATGGGTCGTTGTTgggtattggaagatgagttcAGCTATCCAATCAATCCGAATTTGCGAAATAGTGCTTACGTTCACAATACCATGAGACAGGAGTGGGCTTGGTTATTTCGTGAAcaacaaatgttttatgatgagttggttgGTTTTAAGTTGCCAGTGCCTCGGCGACTCGCATCACAAATGCCCAGAGACAGCATCAACGAACTTCGTAAAGCATTGAATcgcataagagaagaaaataatcgaatgaaGATACGTCTTAATCGATATCGGACCCAAGTCGAGATTCGAGAGTCAGTGCAGGAAGGGTGGTACGAGCATGCACAGttcatgcaatcacttcttgctgatcccatttatcagtcaGACGTGGAGATGTCAGATGAAGAGTAA
- the LOC126727936 gene encoding B3 domain-containing protein At4g01580-like, with protein sequence MASQWRRDNDDGPADRSPHFFKIILPNAVQEGKLRIPDKFVQKFGVDLSDMAFLTIPNGRKWEVKLTQHAGGVWFQNGWSEFASSHGVAVGHLLVFKYEGNSQFHVLIFDATATEIDYTLDDELQVHRIEDDESDDSSVEIIKHFYRGEGSGSAHPKKDGGVAKNLVIANAFKSENPLFTVIMRPSYVNGKDRASLPQHIINYLPRDGFTKDYTKASILPVKLQIVDRLWPVKLYIYERSGGSSCVVSAGWSAFVRENSLQVGDVCVFELIMRDGVVLNVHIFKCQD encoded by the exons ATGGCTTCTCAATGGCGGAGAGACAACGACGATGGTCCTGCTGATCGGTCCCCACACTTTTTTAAGATTATTCTGCCGAATGCTGTTCAGGAAGGAAAGCTT CGGATTCCAGATAAGTTCGTGCAGAAATTTGGAGTGGACCTGTCAGATATGGCCTTTCTCACTATTCCAAATGGTAGAAAATGGGAAGTCAAGTTGACACAACATGCTGGGGGGGTTTGGTTTCAAAATGGTTGGTCCGAATTTGCAAGCTCTCATGGTGTAGCCGTGGGGCACTTGCTGGTTttcaaatatgaaggaaattcacaGTTTCATGTACTCATATTTGATGCCACTGCAACAGAAATAGACTATACTTTAGACGACGAACTCCAAGTTCATAGGATCGAAGATGATGAGAGTGATGACAGCTCTGTTGAAATCATCAAACACTTTTATAGGGGAGAGGGTTCAG GATCAGCCCATCCTAAGAAAGACGGTGGTGTAGCTAAAAATCTTGTTATAGCCAATGCTTTTAAATCAGAAAATCCCCTTTTCACTGTTATCATGCGTCCATCCTACGTTAATGGCAAGGATCGTGCG AGTTTACCCCAACACATTATCAACTACTTACCAAGAGACGGGTTTACCAAGGACTACACCAAAGCAAGTATACTCCCTGTCAAGCTCCAGATTGTGGACCGATTATGGCCTGTGAAGCTATACATTTATGAACGAAGTGGGGGTTCATCATGTGTCGTATCAGCTGGTTGGTCTGCGTTTGTGAGGGAAAATAGTTTGCAAGTAGGAGATGTTTGCGTATTTGAGCTGATTATGAGGGACGGTGTTGTGTTAAACGTCCACATTTTCAAGTGCCAAGACTAA